One genomic region from Nostoc sphaeroides encodes:
- a CDS encoding NAD(P)H-binding protein yields the protein MKAFVAGATGETGRRIVQELIARNIPVRALVRDIEKARGILSPEAELVVGDVLQPESLTAALGDSTVLLVATGAKPSFDPTGPYKVDFEGTKNLVEAAKAKGIEHFVLVSSLCTSQLFHPLNLFWLILVWKKQAEEYIQKSGLTYTIVRPGGLKNEDNSDAIVMQSADTLFDGSIPRQKVAQVAVEALFEADARNKIVEIVAKPEATSKTFGELFANVA from the coding sequence ATGAAAGCATTTGTAGCAGGGGCAACGGGTGAAACAGGTCGCCGGATTGTGCAAGAGTTGATAGCGCGGAATATTCCCGTCCGCGCTTTGGTGCGGGATATAGAGAAAGCTAGGGGTATTCTCTCTCCTGAAGCCGAATTAGTTGTAGGCGACGTATTACAACCAGAAAGTTTAACTGCTGCGTTGGGAGATAGCACAGTTCTGTTAGTTGCAACTGGTGCAAAACCTAGTTTTGACCCCACTGGCCCCTATAAAGTAGATTTTGAAGGGACTAAAAATTTAGTAGAAGCTGCTAAGGCAAAGGGAATTGAGCATTTTGTCTTAGTTTCTTCTTTATGTACTTCCCAGTTATTCCATCCACTGAACTTGTTTTGGCTGATTTTAGTGTGGAAAAAACAAGCTGAAGAGTACATCCAGAAAAGTGGTCTTACCTATACGATTGTGCGGCCTGGTGGGTTGAAGAATGAAGATAACTCCGATGCGATCGTGATGCAGAGTGCTGATACACTGTTTGACGGTAGTATACCCAGGCAAAAAGTCGCCCAAGTTGCTGTTGAGGCGTTGTTTGAAGCAGATGCACGCAATAAAATTGTCGAGATTGTTGCCAAACCGGAAGCTACTTCCAAAACTTTTGGGGAATTATTTGCTAACGTCGCGTAA